From a region of the Lactuca sativa cultivar Salinas chromosome 4, Lsat_Salinas_v11, whole genome shotgun sequence genome:
- the LOC111895880 gene encoding mavicyanin, translating into MKNTITIFMAVAFFSSILTVYSIEFQVGGDKGWVIPTSKDSTDLYDVWASKNRFNINDTLHFAYKKDSVLVVSKEEHAKCKSSHPIFFSNNGDTTFEIDRSGYFYFISGVSGHCERGLKMIVKVLEHGNIAQTANQTSTNSSEAVSLKMDSTVCSQIVIIVGLISMLTVFV; encoded by the exons ATGAAGAACACGATCACCATTTTCATGGCAGTAGCCTTCTTCTCCTCCATTCTCACAGTATACTCCATCGAATTTCAAGTTGGTGGTGACAAAGGGTGGGTTATTCCCACCTCAAAGGATAGTACTGATCTCTACGACGTATGGGCTTCCAAGAATCGTTTTAACATCAACGACACACTTC ATTTTGCATACAAGAAGGATTCAGTGTTGGTTGTGAGCAAAGAAGAGCATGCAAAGTGCAAGTCATCGCACCCTATCTTTTTCTCCAACAATGGTGACACTACTTTTGAAATCGATCGATCTGGATATTTTTATTTCATTAGTGGAGTTTCAGGGCACTGTGAACGTGGACTTAAGATGATTGTGAAGGTTTTGGAGCATGGAAACATTGCTCAAACTGCAAACCAAACTTCTACGAACAGCAGTGAAGCGGTTTCATTAAAGATGGATAGTACAGTATGTTCGCAAATTGTTATCATCGTAGGACTCATCTCAATGCTTACAGTTTTTGTGTAA